A single region of the Duganella sp. BuS-21 genome encodes:
- a CDS encoding riboflavin synthase — protein MFTGIVAAIGKIESVKPLEGGSFAGVRLDINAGGLPLADVALGDSIAINGACMTVVEKDATNFRVDVSRESLNLTVGLDTLTEVNLEKALTLNERLGGHLVSGHVDGLGVVRKFAPVGESWELVVEAPHQLAKFLAYKGSIVVNGVSLTVNRVTDIGAGDDLVCQFSINLIPHTIAMTTLKHLKVESKVNLEIDLIARYVERMVTLSEITAGK, from the coding sequence ATGTTCACTGGTATCGTCGCCGCCATCGGCAAAATTGAATCGGTCAAGCCGCTCGAGGGCGGCTCTTTCGCGGGCGTGCGCCTGGACATCAACGCCGGCGGACTGCCGCTGGCCGACGTCGCGCTGGGCGACTCGATCGCCATCAACGGCGCCTGCATGACGGTGGTGGAGAAGGATGCCACCAACTTCCGCGTCGACGTCTCGCGCGAAAGCCTGAACCTCACCGTCGGCCTCGATACGTTGACCGAAGTGAACCTGGAAAAGGCGTTGACGCTGAACGAGCGCCTCGGCGGCCATCTGGTGTCGGGCCACGTGGACGGCCTGGGCGTGGTGCGCAAGTTCGCGCCGGTGGGCGAGTCGTGGGAGTTGGTGGTGGAAGCGCCGCACCAGCTGGCCAAGTTCCTGGCCTATAAGGGCTCGATCGTGGTCAACGGCGTATCGCTGACCGTCAACCGCGTGACCGACATCGGCGCCGGCGATGACCTGGTGTGCCAGTTCTCGATCAACCTGATCCCGCACACCATCGCCATGACCACGCTCAAGCACCTCAAGGTCGAGAGCAAGGTCAACCTGGAAATCGACCTGATCGCCCGCTACGTGGAGCGGATGGTTACCCTGTCCGAGATTACCGCCGGAAAGTGA